A window of Brevibacillus sp. DP1.3A genomic DNA:
GCTTCATCCAGATGCTGTGATACCAGCATACGCAAAGAATGGAGATGCAGGATTCGATTTCGTTGCGGTAGAGGAAACAATCATTCAACCAGGAGAAAGCGCAAAAATACCTACAGGGCTCGCGATGGAAGTTCCAGAAGGTTATGAGATTCAGGTTCGTCCAAGGTCAGGCATTGGAGCCAAAACAAAACTCCGCATTAGCAATGCACCAGGAACGATCGACAGCGGTTTTCGCGGGGAAATAGGCGTCCTTTTTGATAACACCAACAAGCGGCCTGAGAAATTGACAAA
This region includes:
- the dut gene encoding dUTP diphosphatase, with amino-acid sequence MINIKVKRLHPDAVIPAYAKNGDAGFDFVAVEETIIQPGESAKIPTGLAMEVPEGYEIQVRPRSGIGAKTKLRISNAPGTIDSGFRGEIGVLFDNTNKRPEKLTKDNTGSFMGKSLDNEVVRTKTSCIEGAYVIKKGDRIAQGVLAKVPKAEFEVVDELSESARGTGGFGHTGVTA